Proteins co-encoded in one Malus domestica chromosome 09, GDT2T_hap1 genomic window:
- the LOC139187862 gene encoding uncharacterized protein, whose amino-acid sequence MAQAFQNAIRPPPPPQMTPLETMYNLKLERFMGNEGHEGAEKWLDHIEMNFQVMQSQGNFPANRWVETTTGNQVEMLCRFKLGTKRKWRTFASALPCNDYHEFFEILVQMEDSNNLPSDNEDDKDKNDSKKKDDKGKGISTQGPRKSQNFKKSGASSSSSNGGFSVTGPRRGGRFAGGPRFQRQRDFGGAGGSGAPLCRRCNFRHHGECRRSGSGGACYTCGQMGIGLLSVPRVNRNLSSLLCHLQRQFSRTLDQAVMVRRVVVVLTTIRVMLLPMLPDNISIPRILILRLLVDLSGIREVNPDREKLLLVVWDHLGADWLHYNRAHIDCYGKSVTFYRPGLPEVTFVGERSGVRHGFISAMRARKLLSKGCQGYLAHVVLIDVVPNSVEQVGVVRHYLDVFPDDLPGLPPDRDVEFSIDLLPGTDPISLTSYIMAPAELRELKIQLQELIDKGFIQPSTSPWGVPVLFVRKKDGTLRLCIDYRQLNRLKIKDEDVPKTAFRTRYGHYEFLVMPVGLTNAPAAFMRLMNEVFQQYLDKFVIVFIDDILVYSKSKADHIRHLNLVLKKLREHRLYAKFSKCQFWLNEVAFLGHVVSAQGIQVDPQKIAAVENWEQPRTVTEVRSFLGLAGYYRRFVQDFSMIALPLTKLTRKDVKFEWDENCEQSFQQLKYCLTHAPVLVFPDDSGNFEIYSDASLNGLGCVLMQHNRVIAYASQQLKIHERNYPTHDLELATIVFTLKIWRHYLYGEKCKIFTDHKSLQYLFTQHDFNLHQRRWMELLSDYDCTIEYHPGRANVVADALSRKPQGRFNVLYACHVPLLAELRATGVKLELEDRREAFLASFQVRPVLVDRVLEAQMVDEEIQEMIQLRNEGKKKDLRI is encoded by the exons atggcccaggcctttcagaatgcaatccgccctcctcctcctccgcagATGACACCCCTGGAGACTATGTATAATCTGAAATTGGAGcgtttcatgggtaatgaaggtcatgaaggggcagaaaaatggctagaccatattgagatgaattttcaggtgatgcagagtcaagggAATTTTCCTGCTAATAGATGGGTTGAGACCACTA ctggtaatcaggtaGAGATGCTTTGCCGTTTTAAGCTGGGAACTAAGAGGAAATGGCGGACTTTTGCTAGTGCGCTTCCTTGCAATGATTATCATGAGTTTTTCGAGATTTTGGTTCAGATGGAGGATTCCAACAACCTTCCTAGTGACAATGAAGATGATAAGGACAAGAATGATAgtaagaagaaagatgataaggGCAAGGGGATCTCCACTCAGGGACCCCGTAAGTCgcagaatttcaagaaaagtggagcGAGTTCGAGTTCTTCCAATGGAGGATTTAGTGTCACAGGCCCGAGGAGAGGTGGAAGATTTGCTGGCGGGCCCAGATTTCAGAGgcagagagattttggtggtgctggtggttccGGTGCTCCGTTGTGCCGTCGTTGTAACTTCAGACATCATGGAGAGTGTAGGAGAAGTGGTAGTGGTGGTGCTTGCtacacttgtggacagatgggcATAGGGCTGCTCAGTGTCCCCAGAGTCAACAGAAACCTCAGCAGCCTgctatgccacctccagcgccAATTCAGTAGAACTTTGGATCAGGCAGTTATGGTCAGacgggtcgtggtggtgcttaccactatcagggtgatgctgCTCCCTATGCTTCCAGACAATATCAGTATCCCCAGGATCCTTATTCTCAGACTG CTagtggatctcagtggtatcagGGAGGTCAACCCCGACAGGGAGAAGTTGCTGTTAGTGGTGTGGGATCATCTAG gggcagattggttgcattataatcgtgcccatatagattgttacgggaaatctGTTACCTTTTATCGTCCTGGATTaccagaggttacttttgtgggtgaaagaagCGGGGTGAGACATGGATTTATTTCTGCCATGAGAGCAAGGAAGTTATTATCGAAGGGTTGTCAAGGATacttagcacatgtggtgttaatTGATGTTGTCCCTAACAGTGTAGAGCAAGTTGGGGTAGTCAGGCACTATCTTGATGTATTTCCAGATGATTTGCCGggattgccgccagacagagatgtggaattttctattgatttgcttccaggtacagaTCCTATATCTTTAACTTCATACATAATGGCTCCAGCTGAACTaagagagttgaaaattcagttacaagaattaattgataaaggtttcattcaacctagtacttcaccttggggagttCCCGTATtatttgtaagaaagaaagatggaactctgagattatgtattgattataggcaattgaatcgg ttgaagattaaagacgAAGATGTACCTAAGACGGCTTTCAGGACCCGTTACGGACATTATGAATTTCTGGTGATGCCAGTTGGATTGacaaatgcacctgcagctttcatgaggttaatgaatgaggtattccagcaatatcttgataaatttgttattgtttttattgatgatattctggtatactctaagtctaaagcagatcatattcgacatcttaacttggtattaaagaaattgagggagcatcggttgtatgccaagttcagtaaatgtcagttttggttgaatgaagtggcatttttggggcatgtagtatcggcacaaggaattcaagtagatcctcaaaagatagcagcagtggaaaattgggaacaaccacgaaccgtcactgaggtacgaagttttcttggtctagcaggttattatcgacggtttgttcaagatttttctatgattgctttgccattaacgaagttaaccaggaaggatgttaagttcgagtgggatgagaattgtgagcaaagtttccagcaattgaaatattgcctcactcatgctccagtattggtatttcctgatgatagcggtaaCTTTGAAATTTACAGTGATGcctctttgaatggtttgggatgtgttttgatgcagcataatagagtgatcgcctatgcttctcaacagttgaagattcatgaaaggaactatcctactcacgatcttgaattgGCAACCATTGTCTttactttgaagatttggaggcattatctctatggtgagaagtgtaagatcttcacagatcataagagtcttcagtatctatTTACTCAGCATGATTTTAATCTTCAccagcgaaggtggatggaattgctaagtgattatgactgtactattgagtatcatccgggtcgtgctaatgtggtagctgatgcactgagtaggaaacctcaaggtcgCTTCAATGTTTTGTATGCTTgccatgttcctcttcttgcagaattgagagctactggagtaaagttggagttagaagatcgaagagaagcttttcttgctagtttccaagtcaggccagttttggttGATCGTGTTCTCGAAGCTCAGATGgttgatgaagaaattcaagaaatgattcaattgagaaatgaagggaaaaagaaagacctcaggattTGA